In the genome of Cellvibrio sp. KY-YJ-3, one region contains:
- a CDS encoding glycoside hydrolase family 5 protein encodes MKLKLCYLAILSSTLLLQACGGGGLAGGDGKDIDTIRPEAGVEDESARPRPPENAVVITTDQHFIYDAAKQPVFLRGMNHLYAANPTARINGIAAIKTAGSNVIRLQLDETTTDTQFEGAMSKIVENGMVALVTLTAEGNKLTCTEDGSYLLTAVDDLWLKKFLPILVQDRFQPHLMVNIANGWGVMDVFNQDSLGYQEYIDTYKALIRKFRTAGFKFPLVIDAPSCGQDFNAFLNGRSRELMAADSAKNLVFGVHADGPKWDTSNEIINAATQLYNEKVPFIVTEFSGSGFGGADEAPIDHQDLIVKSAGDVALAFDFPWVSTSDTAAYVMTLDEVLDLRGGAVLSTNVFLDKLYAEFELNSSGQFVQKGKLSFALYLKDVNGNGLVTGSTSALDLRSNQWSKLSYDLPKSAGDIDPAQLMEGATSFDLTAVKQVGIQVMANGKAVSLKAPIKFDELSILPGVPPLYVASFDSSAEGWGKAFGSVDVAQANGALTLQPTGGDFAIQLPAGSGSSLSTIPFNKTLEVTYRIYLPQEYAGKNFWAKIFGQFGAGWEVWAETSFNASALVPGQWTEIKTLVPFNETVSAAHINTAQTFGLQIGGFSGTEVEPILVDSISISDPNARPTKTITALQYKASFTKGTEGFVNAGWDGGKAVTTMDNGELLVAVPDGDGGAINKADINSIAEIDFKGGVTIKMKIFVPADWAGDDFWLKFFMQDGNWSHFEYTPALTVDSFSPGEWKELEFKVTEFPANFSRTLKPQMFGMQYGNVPAGTIKIDDIEIYGDIQIDDSQPILSVDFSTQEQLDAFQFDFAGGGFSESAVATAKYADWRVVPFGWTASSWKGHSGDAAVLDISNDEDLVNLTERGEEIVNGPLGIMDTSQPANF; translated from the coding sequence ATGAAACTGAAGTTATGTTACTTGGCGATATTATCGAGTACGTTGCTTTTGCAGGCCTGCGGTGGCGGTGGCCTAGCAGGCGGTGACGGCAAAGATATAGACACCATTCGCCCTGAAGCGGGTGTTGAAGATGAATCGGCGCGTCCGCGCCCGCCAGAAAACGCAGTAGTAATCACCACGGATCAGCATTTCATTTACGATGCTGCCAAACAGCCGGTATTTTTGCGTGGCATGAATCACTTATATGCTGCCAACCCGACTGCGCGCATCAACGGTATTGCTGCTATTAAAACTGCTGGATCAAATGTGATTCGCCTGCAGTTAGATGAAACGACAACGGATACCCAGTTTGAAGGAGCAATGAGCAAGATTGTTGAAAACGGGATGGTTGCGCTGGTGACCTTAACGGCGGAAGGTAACAAATTAACCTGTACCGAGGATGGCAGTTATTTATTAACGGCCGTCGATGACCTCTGGTTGAAAAAATTTCTTCCCATCTTGGTCCAAGACCGCTTTCAGCCACATTTGATGGTGAATATCGCCAATGGCTGGGGCGTAATGGATGTATTTAATCAGGATAGCCTTGGCTATCAGGAATACATCGATACATACAAAGCGCTCATTCGGAAATTCCGCACTGCAGGTTTTAAGTTCCCGTTAGTTATCGATGCACCAAGCTGCGGTCAAGATTTTAATGCCTTTTTAAATGGCCGCTCGCGTGAATTAATGGCAGCTGACAGTGCAAAAAATCTGGTGTTTGGTGTTCATGCGGACGGACCTAAATGGGATACCTCCAATGAAATAATAAATGCGGCGACTCAGCTTTATAACGAGAAGGTTCCTTTTATTGTTACCGAGTTTTCCGGTTCCGGCTTTGGTGGTGCAGATGAGGCTCCTATCGATCATCAAGATTTGATAGTGAAATCTGCAGGTGATGTTGCCTTGGCTTTTGATTTTCCTTGGGTGTCTACCAGCGATACAGCTGCTTATGTCATGACCTTGGATGAAGTCTTGGATCTTCGTGGCGGTGCAGTATTGTCGACTAATGTATTTCTGGACAAACTCTACGCTGAATTTGAATTAAATAGTTCAGGTCAATTTGTACAGAAAGGCAAGCTTAGCTTTGCGCTCTACCTGAAGGATGTCAACGGCAATGGTTTGGTTACAGGCTCAACCTCAGCATTGGATTTGCGCAGTAATCAATGGAGCAAGCTCAGTTATGATCTGCCTAAATCTGCCGGTGATATAGACCCTGCACAGTTGATGGAAGGCGCTACCAGCTTTGATTTAACTGCCGTTAAGCAAGTGGGAATTCAGGTAATGGCAAATGGAAAAGCCGTTTCATTAAAAGCACCAATTAAATTTGATGAACTCAGTATTTTGCCTGGTGTGCCGCCTCTTTATGTTGCAAGTTTTGACTCGTCTGCTGAAGGGTGGGGAAAAGCATTTGGCTCCGTGGATGTGGCGCAAGCAAATGGTGCATTGACTCTGCAGCCAACTGGAGGGGATTTTGCAATTCAGTTACCAGCGGGAAGTGGTTCAAGTTTGAGCACTATTCCGTTTAATAAAACGCTCGAAGTAACTTACCGAATTTACTTGCCACAAGAATATGCAGGTAAAAATTTCTGGGCCAAAATTTTTGGTCAGTTTGGTGCTGGCTGGGAAGTATGGGCAGAAACATCTTTCAATGCTTCTGCGTTAGTCCCTGGTCAATGGACAGAAATTAAAACACTGGTTCCCTTTAACGAAACGGTAAGCGCTGCACATATTAATACTGCGCAGACATTCGGTTTGCAGATTGGTGGCTTTTCGGGAACAGAAGTTGAACCTATTTTGGTGGACTCCATCAGTATCTCTGATCCAAATGCGCGTCCAACAAAAACCATTACTGCGCTGCAATACAAGGCCAGTTTTACTAAGGGTACTGAAGGTTTTGTTAACGCTGGTTGGGATGGCGGTAAAGCCGTAACCACCATGGATAATGGTGAGCTTTTAGTTGCCGTACCTGATGGCGATGGTGGTGCTATCAATAAAGCAGACATCAACTCTATTGCAGAAATTGATTTCAAAGGTGGCGTCACCATCAAGATGAAAATCTTTGTTCCTGCTGATTGGGCTGGTGACGACTTCTGGTTGAAATTCTTTATGCAGGATGGCAACTGGAGTCACTTTGAATATACCCCTGCTTTAACAGTAGATAGTTTTTCCCCGGGTGAGTGGAAAGAGCTGGAGTTTAAAGTGACTGAATTTCCTGCCAATTTCTCTCGTACACTCAAGCCACAAATGTTTGGTATGCAGTACGGTAACGTACCTGCGGGCACCATCAAAATCGATGACATTGAAATTTATGGTGATATCCAAATTGATGATTCACAGCCGATATTAAGCGTAGATTTTTCAACGCAGGAACAGCTCGACGCATTTCAGTTTGACTTTGCCGGTGGTGGATTCTCTGAGTCTGCAGTTGCCACTGCCAAGTATGCAGATTGGCGCGTAGTGCCATTCGGCTGGACTGCAAGTTCATGGAAAGGTCATTCTGGGGATGCGGCAGTGCTTGATATCTCTAACGATGAAGATCTTGTGAACCTTACGGAGCGTGGCGAGGAAATTGTAAATGGGCCTCTTGGGATAATGGATACATCACAACCAGCTAATTTTTAG
- a CDS encoding TonB-dependent receptor, with protein MSKPHGFNPRKKALVLAISCALGGLSTTALAQEVPAADADLEEVIVRGVRASQAKAIDIKRNSAVVVDSIVAEDIGKLPDMTITDSLQRVTGVQIKREANEGTSLNIRGMPQVLTTLNGEQFLSPWSITDVGANYSDVPASMIRGVDVYKSQAANAIAGGISGVVDLKTIRPLSLEDGFTGNLKLEASQGSRSDKEMKSDGTTGDRSPDDNINIFLGYKFNDRVAITAGAYTSTSYNANYQMSQTQAFGFLDQRNGTPIDPSDINGNGDLVNDWYLVPTSFGAESSFMERERDGGSVSIEVDLNDNFTLRGDVFYTKMDQFDRYVKASFDGESTPWAYSVNGDLRGPDDVFGEQYADLAPDVQYKENSLYNVVLPGSIFEPVGQFSYVDDAGQTQTRNLQALRVANVLSSSFGTVSGTRINRTGALNSNIQLDYDNQDNIKASVRYIYAEAEKESRFANLQQGTPAWHWVDVDNIPGKDEIKPYEVTVDYRGDYPSFSYTADLADASNLTYYQAMADGNNTDATLNVLRADLSYGLNKGILTSVDVGARYGVRDAEYTKFYYVTPTGRYGRSQRIPLNKRNQLYSGNQVWQRYPDFRTFDYNLEDQGLRDAGLYDNGFRADDPLIVPFTDFGPFKGFENGVAAVNPAAWDNPLDFMNRLYPGTKTVDDPAYAYKVEEASTEGYVQLNLDNQEGVFGIPYSGNLGLHVMRTDRTVDRNNIPEVLDIYNSIGAADYQKLAFVYDVETNERSFNQVLPSVNLNFFPQDDVIVRLGAAKTTSRNNLENVGAGLSLWLSQCAKTDENGNRVMFVNDSGQLEGDTVTCTGGGSDQGNIDIKPWEANVYNISTEWYFDENSILGLGLFMIDVNTAVQSFQERRSFVDADGIDRGNTGNVWVSKNVSASSLYGVELGYKQPFTFLPSFLSSTGIEFNYTYSESDSGDEDLYGESLPLQSNSQHQSNMILWYDKDGLNVRLAYNWKSEEYEGRAGLNTSGQPLNLGNWVEPTGYLDLSVNYWLNQHVSFSLSGTNLTGQSKKSYAQFEEQLQSIWVQERRYTAGITFTY; from the coding sequence ATGAGTAAACCCCATGGTTTTAACCCCAGAAAAAAAGCACTGGTGCTGGCGATAAGCTGTGCACTGGGTGGCCTGTCTACGACAGCGCTGGCGCAAGAGGTGCCAGCGGCAGATGCTGATTTGGAAGAAGTAATCGTAAGAGGTGTGCGCGCCTCACAAGCCAAGGCGATTGATATCAAGCGAAATTCGGCTGTCGTGGTGGATTCTATCGTGGCAGAAGATATTGGTAAGTTGCCTGATATGACCATTACCGATTCGCTCCAGCGCGTAACTGGTGTCCAGATCAAGCGTGAGGCCAACGAAGGTACCTCGCTCAATATTCGCGGTATGCCACAAGTGCTAACTACCCTGAATGGCGAGCAATTTCTCAGCCCCTGGAGCATTACCGATGTGGGGGCGAACTATTCGGACGTGCCGGCGAGCATGATTCGCGGTGTAGATGTATATAAATCTCAGGCCGCAAACGCCATCGCAGGTGGGATCTCTGGTGTGGTAGATCTCAAAACCATACGCCCACTTTCATTGGAAGATGGATTCACTGGTAATTTGAAGCTGGAAGCGTCGCAAGGTAGCCGCTCTGACAAAGAGATGAAAAGCGATGGGACTACTGGTGATCGCTCGCCAGATGACAACATCAATATTTTTCTGGGCTACAAATTTAATGACCGCGTAGCAATTACCGCCGGTGCTTATACCTCTACCTCCTATAACGCCAACTATCAGATGTCCCAGACCCAGGCTTTTGGTTTTCTGGATCAGCGCAACGGTACGCCAATTGATCCTTCTGATATTAATGGCAATGGGGATTTGGTAAATGATTGGTATTTAGTTCCCACTTCGTTCGGCGCGGAAAGTAGCTTTATGGAGCGTGAGCGCGACGGTGGTTCAGTTAGCATTGAAGTGGATTTGAATGATAATTTCACCCTGCGCGGGGATGTCTTCTATACCAAAATGGATCAGTTCGACCGCTACGTGAAAGCCAGTTTTGATGGCGAAAGCACGCCATGGGCTTATTCGGTCAATGGTGACTTGCGTGGTCCGGATGACGTATTTGGTGAGCAATATGCTGATCTTGCTCCCGATGTTCAATACAAAGAAAACAGTCTGTATAACGTTGTTTTGCCAGGCTCCATTTTTGAACCGGTTGGTCAGTTCTCTTACGTAGACGATGCAGGTCAAACACAAACCCGAAATCTACAGGCTCTGCGTGTTGCGAATGTGCTTTCGTCCAGTTTTGGCACTGTTTCCGGTACTAGAATTAACCGTACCGGTGCGTTGAACAGCAATATTCAGTTGGATTACGACAATCAGGACAATATTAAAGCGAGTGTTCGTTATATCTACGCCGAAGCGGAAAAAGAAAGCCGTTTTGCCAATTTGCAGCAGGGCACTCCCGCTTGGCATTGGGTTGATGTTGATAATATTCCTGGAAAGGATGAAATCAAACCTTATGAAGTTACCGTTGATTACCGCGGCGACTACCCCTCATTTTCTTACACGGCTGATCTTGCTGATGCCAGCAACCTGACCTATTACCAGGCTATGGCTGATGGTAACAACACTGATGCTACTTTAAATGTATTGCGTGCTGACCTGAGTTATGGCTTGAACAAGGGCATTCTCACCTCTGTAGATGTTGGTGCACGTTATGGTGTGCGCGATGCGGAATACACCAAGTTTTATTATGTAACTCCCACTGGTCGTTATGGCAGAAGCCAGCGCATCCCGTTAAACAAGCGCAATCAGCTTTATAGCGGTAATCAGGTGTGGCAGCGTTATCCCGACTTCCGTACCTTCGATTACAACCTTGAGGATCAAGGTTTGCGCGACGCGGGCCTGTACGATAACGGTTTCCGCGCCGATGATCCGCTGATTGTTCCCTTTACCGATTTTGGTCCCTTTAAAGGCTTCGAAAATGGTGTGGCGGCGGTTAATCCGGCAGCTTGGGATAATCCGCTCGATTTTATGAATCGCCTGTATCCCGGCACAAAAACGGTTGATGACCCTGCCTATGCCTACAAAGTGGAAGAGGCTTCTACCGAGGGTTATGTACAGTTAAACCTTGATAATCAAGAAGGTGTTTTTGGTATTCCTTACAGCGGTAACCTCGGTCTGCATGTGATGCGCACTGACCGTACGGTGGATAGAAATAATATTCCGGAAGTCTTGGATATCTATAACTCCATCGGTGCGGCCGACTATCAAAAGCTCGCTTTTGTATACGATGTGGAAACCAATGAGCGCTCGTTTAACCAGGTTTTACCCTCAGTAAACCTTAACTTTTTCCCACAGGATGATGTGATTGTGCGTCTTGGTGCTGCCAAAACCACCTCGCGTAACAATCTGGAAAATGTTGGTGCTGGTCTGAGCCTGTGGTTATCCCAGTGCGCAAAAACCGACGAAAATGGCAATCGGGTAATGTTTGTTAATGACTCGGGTCAGCTGGAGGGCGATACCGTCACCTGTACCGGTGGTGGTAGCGACCAAGGCAATATCGATATCAAACCTTGGGAAGCGAATGTTTATAACATCTCCACCGAGTGGTATTTCGATGAGAACTCTATTCTCGGTTTGGGTTTGTTCATGATTGATGTGAACACCGCTGTGCAAAGTTTTCAGGAGCGCCGTAGCTTTGTGGATGCGGATGGCATTGATCGTGGTAATACCGGCAATGTGTGGGTTTCGAAAAATGTCAGCGCCTCCAGTTTGTACGGTGTTGAATTAGGGTACAAACAACCCTTTACCTTCCTGCCTTCATTCTTGAGTTCAACGGGTATTGAGTTTAACTACACCTACTCCGAAAGCGATTCTGGTGATGAAGACCTTTATGGTGAGTCTCTGCCACTGCAATCCAACTCCCAGCATCAAAGCAACATGATCCTCTGGTACGACAAAGACGGCCTCAACGTGCGCTTGGCTTATAACTGGAAAAGCGAAGAGTACGAAGGGCGTGCAGGGCTCAATACCAGCGGTCAACCTCTCAACTTGGGCAATTGGGTAGAGCCAACCGGTTATTTGGATTTGTCAGTTAACTACTGGCTTAACCAACATGTCAGCTTCTCGCTCAGTGGAACTAACCTGACCGGGCAGAGCAAAAAAAGCTACGCACAATTTGAAGAACAATTGCAGTCAATTTGGGTGCAAGAGCGTCGCTATACGGCAGGTATAACCTTCACCTATTAA
- a CDS encoding glutathione peroxidase: MNSLIKPIIALAALGLTQLASAACPEYMQGEYRKLHSKDMINICELMENKTVLVVNTASHCGFTSQFKGLEALHKKYQDKGLVVVGFASDDFKQEDASEEKAAEICYLNYGVTFTMLSPTPVTGDKANTLFKALAAQSEQPKWNFNKYLLGKDGKVIEHFGSMTKPESTKLATAIEKAL; the protein is encoded by the coding sequence GTGAACAGTTTGATAAAGCCTATCATCGCCCTTGCTGCTTTAGGTTTGACACAGCTAGCCAGCGCTGCGTGCCCTGAGTATATGCAGGGGGAGTACCGCAAGTTGCACTCCAAAGACATGATCAATATCTGTGAGTTAATGGAAAATAAAACCGTGCTGGTAGTGAATACCGCCAGCCACTGTGGTTTCACCTCCCAGTTCAAAGGTCTGGAAGCCCTACATAAAAAGTATCAGGACAAAGGTTTGGTGGTGGTTGGTTTTGCCAGCGATGACTTTAAACAGGAAGACGCCAGTGAAGAGAAAGCGGCGGAAATCTGCTACCTGAATTACGGTGTGACCTTCACCATGCTCTCACCTACACCTGTCACGGGTGATAAGGCCAACACCCTATTCAAGGCGCTGGCTGCACAAAGCGAACAACCCAAGTGGAACTTCAATAAGTATCTGTTAGGTAAAGATGGCAAGGTCATTGAGCATTTTGGCAGTATGACCAAGCCCGAATCGACGAAGCTAGCTACGGCCATAGAAAAGGCGCTTTAG
- a CDS encoding cupin-like domain-containing protein, whose amino-acid sequence MVIDEYRDINRELFFNDIIPRYRPCVFRGLCSAWPLVKKGRESSHGFAQYLLESSAGHHADVVDIFYAPPGADGRMHYNDAMNGFNFNKLKVPFSHCLERLLLAQRENPSPLIYMGSTPTEDLLPRLKHENPMTLLGNSIKPRLWLGGKTLVQPHYDVSDNIAVVVAGRRRFTLFPPDQIGNLYVGPIDVTPAGQPMSLVPINNPDLQKFPRYADAQKNKVVVELEPGDAIFIPSLWWHGVEGLDSFNGLVNYWWKSAALANDDPYAALIHGVLTISSLPEAERRAWKVFFDHYVFQDAGHPLDHLPESARGVLSTMTPELQQLIRSYLYARMGIK is encoded by the coding sequence ATGGTAATCGATGAATATCGCGATATAAACCGCGAATTATTTTTTAATGACATTATTCCTCGCTACAGGCCCTGTGTGTTCAGAGGGCTATGTTCGGCGTGGCCTTTGGTAAAAAAGGGCAGGGAATCGTCACATGGTTTTGCGCAGTATTTGTTGGAGAGCAGTGCCGGCCACCATGCTGATGTGGTTGACATTTTTTATGCGCCGCCCGGAGCGGATGGACGCATGCACTACAATGATGCCATGAATGGTTTTAACTTTAATAAACTTAAAGTTCCATTTTCTCATTGTCTGGAGCGATTGCTGTTGGCCCAGCGCGAAAATCCATCGCCGTTAATTTATATGGGCTCCACACCCACAGAGGATTTATTGCCGCGTTTAAAGCACGAAAACCCAATGACATTGTTGGGGAATAGTATTAAACCGCGCCTGTGGTTGGGCGGAAAAACCCTGGTGCAGCCGCATTATGATGTGTCCGATAATATTGCGGTGGTGGTTGCGGGTCGCCGGCGATTCACCCTATTTCCTCCCGATCAAATCGGCAACTTATACGTTGGGCCGATTGATGTTACTCCCGCCGGCCAGCCCATGAGTTTGGTTCCCATCAACAATCCTGATCTGCAAAAATTTCCGCGCTATGCCGATGCACAGAAAAATAAAGTAGTGGTCGAACTCGAACCTGGCGACGCTATTTTTATTCCCTCGTTGTGGTGGCATGGTGTTGAGGGGTTGGACTCTTTTAATGGTTTGGTTAACTACTGGTGGAAATCAGCAGCGTTAGCGAATGACGATCCCTATGCCGCACTTATTCACGGCGTGCTCACGATTAGTTCGCTACCTGAGGCTGAGCGCCGTGCATGGAAAGTTTTTTTTGATCATTACGTATTTCAGGATGCTGGCCACCCGCTTGATCATTTACCCGAATCGGCGCGTGGTGTTTTATCTACAATGACACCGGAATTACAACAACTTATCCGCAGCTATTTATATGCGCGAATGGGAATTAAGTAG
- a CDS encoding tryptophan halogenase family protein: MNDNAKRRIKKIIIVGGGTAGWMTAAAFSKVLGTSCYDIVLIESDDIGTVGVGEATIPLITSFNQILGLDESQFMKKTQATFKLGIEFVNWGNIGDRYIHPFGVYGKGIGSLAFYNFLLKQQKIKPDTDVGDYSINIQAARHNKFMRAPNLPNSPLADIRYAYHFDAGLYALYLRNYAEQQGAIRVQGEITNVSLDDDSGCITSVTLKDGQTHSADFFIDCSGFRGLLIEQALKTGYEDWSHLLLSDTAVTVPSEVIHPLPSFTRSTAHSAGWQWCIPLQHRTGNGHVFSSRFMSEDEATSLLLQHLPTPALAGPRTVKFKTGIRRKLWNKNCVAIGLSSGFIEPLESTSIHLIHSAIHKLLTFFPTGALSQVDIDKYNDVMRTDIEFIRDFILLHYKATSRTDSAFWNHCRTMDVPDGLRKKMELYIKSGRLYRDNNELFTEDSWFAVMEGQGVKVEDYHPLVDSVEQVKFDAMLGDIARAIRESTDVIPSHAEYIARYCKA; encoded by the coding sequence ATGAACGATAATGCCAAGCGTAGAATTAAAAAGATAATCATAGTGGGCGGTGGAACGGCGGGTTGGATGACGGCTGCAGCCTTTTCAAAAGTGTTAGGCACAAGTTGCTACGACATAGTGTTAATTGAATCCGATGATATTGGAACTGTTGGTGTGGGTGAGGCAACGATTCCATTGATAACATCCTTTAACCAAATTCTGGGTTTGGATGAAAGTCAGTTTATGAAAAAAACCCAGGCGACATTTAAGCTGGGCATTGAGTTTGTTAACTGGGGAAACATTGGCGACCGCTATATTCACCCATTTGGTGTTTATGGCAAAGGCATTGGCTCACTGGCTTTTTATAATTTTTTGCTTAAACAGCAAAAAATTAAGCCGGATACTGATGTGGGGGATTATTCAATTAATATCCAGGCGGCGCGCCATAACAAATTTATGCGTGCACCCAACTTACCAAACTCCCCGCTTGCTGACATTCGTTACGCCTATCACTTTGATGCAGGGCTTTATGCGCTTTATCTGCGTAATTACGCTGAGCAGCAAGGTGCTATTCGTGTTCAAGGCGAGATAACAAACGTAAGCCTTGATGATGATTCCGGTTGCATAACGTCAGTTACCTTAAAAGACGGACAGACGCACAGCGCCGATTTTTTTATTGATTGCAGTGGCTTTCGCGGTTTGTTAATTGAGCAGGCATTAAAAACAGGTTATGAGGATTGGAGCCATTTACTGTTGTCGGATACGGCGGTCACAGTCCCTTCGGAAGTTATTCATCCGTTACCCTCTTTTACTCGTTCGACTGCACATTCTGCCGGTTGGCAATGGTGTATTCCGCTGCAGCACCGCACGGGCAATGGGCATGTTTTTTCCAGCCGTTTTATGTCGGAAGATGAAGCGACCAGTTTACTGTTGCAACATTTACCCACACCTGCGCTTGCAGGGCCAAGAACAGTAAAATTCAAAACGGGTATCCGGCGAAAACTGTGGAATAAAAACTGTGTCGCCATTGGTTTGTCCAGCGGTTTTATCGAGCCGTTGGAATCCACCAGTATTCATCTGATTCACAGTGCAATTCATAAATTGCTAACGTTTTTTCCTACCGGTGCTTTGTCGCAAGTGGATATCGATAAATACAATGATGTAATGCGAACTGATATAGAGTTTATTCGCGATTTTATTCTGCTGCATTACAAGGCAACGTCCCGCACTGACTCCGCCTTTTGGAATCACTGCAGAACTATGGATGTGCCCGATGGCCTGCGGAAAAAAATGGAGCTTTATATCAAGAGTGGCCGCCTTTACCGGGATAACAATGAGTTATTTACCGAAGATAGCTGGTTTGCAGTGATGGAAGGGCAGGGTGTGAAGGTGGAGGATTATCATCCACTGGTTGATTCAGTTGAACAGGTTAAATTCGATGCAATGCTTGGTGATATTGCACGAGCGATTCGCGAATCTACCGATGTTATACCTTCCCATGCTGAATATATTGCGCGTTACTGTAAGGCGTAA
- a CDS encoding tryptophan 7-halogenase has translation MSMQQPRIFSLVIVGRGVDAAVTAAVLANALENTAVKITVIQTAQEDEVDRCAALSPSIQVFNKILGIHEADLVAATAATFTLAQRYTGHHKSAYFFPYGEHGFTLKGMNFFSYAAHLQSLGDNTPYDQYSLSAVAASLGRFRHPAAEAKSLYSTLAYGLNFSTSLFSRYLTQYAQKKSVEFIDATIEQYVFSANTGNIDKLMLQVNAAGENYTPGQQVTLECDLIVDCSGKRAAVMGDALAVTWLESTRSLPVDRRIDVMQAGTRGAPVNQLQFLSSGVSRSVSLKNNNAISYIYNSAFITEDQALSELSAQYEIARHSLENNSAAIQLKPGRRASFWYKNCVAIGASAGDLTSTCIDQLHLTQSAALRLATLFPASPSFAHLSAEYNRLTHLEYDHVEDFHSLHFQVPGMPLTDFWSVQKKAVISDRLQHRISLFTSAGRVPFFEGETLAESAWLSFMVGLFGWPKDYSCLIEQNDSVWIKEQLQKMQNMMYQAAQAMPDHNTYLAQYLASNAP, from the coding sequence ATGAGTATGCAGCAGCCTCGAATATTTAGCCTTGTGATTGTGGGTCGTGGGGTAGACGCTGCGGTCACCGCGGCAGTGTTGGCCAATGCGCTTGAAAACACAGCGGTTAAAATTACAGTGATTCAAACGGCGCAAGAAGACGAAGTGGATCGCTGCGCGGCGTTATCGCCGTCCATACAGGTATTCAATAAAATTCTGGGTATTCACGAGGCCGATCTTGTGGCGGCAACAGCCGCTACATTTACGCTGGCCCAGCGTTATACCGGTCATCATAAATCTGCATATTTTTTTCCTTATGGTGAACATGGTTTTACGCTAAAGGGCATGAACTTTTTTTCCTATGCAGCGCACCTGCAATCTCTGGGTGACAATACCCCATATGATCAATATTCGCTAAGTGCAGTTGCGGCTTCACTCGGGCGCTTTCGGCATCCGGCAGCAGAAGCGAAATCCTTATATTCAACCTTGGCTTATGGATTAAATTTCTCTACGTCATTATTTTCCCGTTACTTAACACAATATGCACAAAAAAAATCCGTTGAATTTATTGATGCAACCATTGAGCAATATGTGTTTTCTGCAAACACAGGCAATATTGATAAATTAATGCTGCAAGTCAATGCGGCAGGGGAGAACTACACACCCGGTCAGCAAGTAACACTTGAGTGCGATTTAATAGTGGATTGTTCCGGTAAGCGCGCCGCGGTGATGGGTGATGCGTTAGCCGTCACTTGGCTTGAGTCAACCCGGTCACTTCCGGTTGATCGCCGCATAGATGTTATGCAAGCTGGTACTCGCGGCGCGCCTGTGAATCAGCTGCAGTTTTTATCTTCAGGGGTGAGTCGCAGCGTATCCCTAAAAAATAATAATGCTATTTCTTATATTTATAACTCTGCTTTTATAACCGAGGACCAGGCATTATCTGAGTTGTCAGCGCAGTATGAAATTGCGCGCCACTCACTCGAAAACAATAGTGCAGCAATCCAGTTAAAACCGGGAAGAAGAGCAAGTTTCTGGTATAAAAATTGTGTGGCTATCGGAGCCTCTGCAGGTGATTTGACCTCAACCTGCATCGATCAATTGCATCTCACCCAAAGCGCCGCTTTGCGTTTGGCGACGCTGTTTCCTGCGTCGCCTTCATTTGCGCATTTGTCGGCTGAGTACAATCGCCTTACGCATCTTGAATATGATCATGTGGAGGATTTCCATTCACTTCATTTTCAGGTGCCGGGCATGCCGCTTACTGATTTTTGGTCAGTGCAGAAAAAGGCTGTTATTTCTGATCGACTCCAGCACCGTATCAGTTTATTTACATCAGCAGGACGAGTGCCTTTTTTTGAAGGTGAAACACTGGCTGAATCCGCATGGTTGTCGTTTATGGTGGGCTTGTTCGGCTGGCCGAAAGATTACAGCTGTTTAATCGAGCAAAATGATTCTGTGTGGATTAAAGAGCAGTTGCAGAAAATGCAGAACATGATGTACCAAGCAGCGCAGGCAATGCCAGATCACAATACTTATCTGGCGCAATATCTCGCCAGCAACGCGCCATAA